In the genome of Paenibacillus sp. FSL R5-0766, one region contains:
- a CDS encoding ABC transporter ATP-binding protein — protein sequence MEILKTDHLWKIYGSAEAKVEALRDVNLSVNQGEFVAIVGASGSGKSSLLHLLGGVDQPTSGQVIIDGMDLYSQSENELAVFRRRKIGFIFQSYNLIPVLTAEENIKLPMLLENKHVDEDYLEELLSVLGLSDRRQHLPSQLSGGQQQRTAIGRALINKPSIILADEPTGNLDSKNSKEIVDLLTFSVRKYNQTLIMITHDLNVAQRADRVVNIKDGTLLQQTGVKDRE from the coding sequence GTGGAAATTTTGAAGACCGATCATTTATGGAAAATATACGGAAGTGCTGAGGCTAAGGTGGAAGCATTGAGAGATGTTAATCTGTCCGTCAATCAAGGAGAATTCGTTGCGATCGTGGGCGCCAGCGGATCTGGTAAAAGCTCATTGCTGCATCTGCTCGGGGGAGTGGATCAACCGACAAGTGGCCAAGTCATTATTGACGGTATGGACCTGTATTCTCAAAGTGAAAATGAACTGGCTGTGTTCAGAAGACGCAAAATCGGTTTTATTTTCCAATCATACAATCTGATCCCGGTGTTAACTGCGGAAGAGAACATTAAATTGCCGATGCTGCTTGAGAATAAACATGTGGACGAGGATTATCTTGAGGAATTATTGAGCGTGCTGGGACTCAGCGATCGAAGGCAGCACCTTCCGTCCCAACTATCAGGCGGGCAACAGCAGCGGACTGCAATTGGACGCGCATTGATTAATAAACCATCGATTATTCTGGCGGATGAACCAACCGGCAATCTGGATAGCAAGAACAGTAAAGAAATCGTGGATCTTCTTACCTTCTCCGTCAGAAAGTACAATCAAACCTTGATTATGATCACACATGATTTGAATGTGGCCCAGCGAGCGGACCGTGTTGTAAATATAAAAGATGGCACACTCTTGCAACAAACAGGGGTGAAAGATCGTGAATAG
- a CDS encoding sensor histidine kinase: MKHVRPFRIKYKIMVICMTVIILPVLVMTINSYYSSERLLAQNYTTLLNDLAKQTNIRIDEFLKEIEKISLLASNGLSDNLSATHEGSFPIQDFLREGDEQHEIAAYNILMNYIMMKDRVFSIYLYNMNGGQDLFVSPHQPIDPNFKVANELWFKKFMHDKDRTITLTTRIDEQLENKILAVSHARKIHDVTSGKLLGVIVVSIDIKFIEIVNRNLQEGLRSRFMIVDEDDKIVYNVNERLIGTLFRDNVRPPEALNVVVTSPLSQQKWTTYLYMPLDELTADGKILGRNLVTLAIVIVLFAAVISIFLSHVITTPIKKLLRNIALVEKGQFEQVEPIGSRDEIGHLSIRFNRMSHELKRLVERMQQEEIEKAKAEMRALHDQIKPHFLYNTLGSVKWIASMQQADKIVEMTDALISMLRYATKSDGTLVTIREELDNITNYVTIQNVRYYDCIQMRYEIEDRLLNYRMPKMILQPIVENAIFHGLAELEEDGIITIRIQSQLDEVVIEVCDNGVGMDHHTMQNLLEEKPGASTGTNGIGLHNVQRRIQLHFGKPYGIQVESKIGEGTIFSILLPAILDAK, encoded by the coding sequence ATGAAGCATGTTCGGCCCTTCCGAATCAAGTACAAAATTATGGTGATCTGTATGACGGTCATTATCCTTCCGGTATTGGTGATGACCATCAATTCGTATTACTCCTCAGAGCGGTTATTGGCACAGAACTATACAACGTTGCTAAACGATCTGGCCAAACAAACAAATATTCGCATTGACGAGTTCCTCAAGGAGATTGAGAAAATTTCGCTGCTAGCCAGCAATGGGCTTAGTGACAATTTGTCTGCGACTCATGAAGGGAGTTTTCCGATCCAGGATTTCCTGCGAGAGGGTGATGAACAACATGAGATTGCCGCATACAATATTCTGATGAATTATATCATGATGAAAGATCGCGTATTCTCCATCTACCTCTACAATATGAACGGGGGGCAAGACCTTTTTGTCAGTCCACATCAACCCATTGATCCAAACTTCAAAGTAGCAAACGAATTGTGGTTTAAAAAGTTCATGCATGATAAAGATCGAACCATTACCCTCACAACACGAATCGACGAGCAATTGGAGAATAAAATACTGGCAGTGTCACACGCTCGCAAAATTCATGATGTGACTAGTGGAAAACTGCTTGGCGTGATTGTTGTCAGCATTGATATCAAATTCATTGAAATCGTCAACCGCAACTTGCAGGAAGGGCTGCGCTCCAGATTCATGATTGTTGATGAGGATGACAAGATCGTATATAACGTGAATGAACGATTAATCGGGACACTGTTCCGGGACAACGTTCGTCCGCCTGAAGCACTAAATGTCGTGGTGACCAGTCCCCTTAGTCAGCAAAAATGGACAACTTACTTATATATGCCTTTGGATGAGCTGACTGCTGATGGCAAAATATTGGGCCGTAATCTGGTGACGCTTGCCATTGTCATTGTTCTTTTTGCTGCCGTCATTTCCATCTTTCTATCTCATGTCATTACAACTCCCATTAAAAAACTGCTACGGAATATTGCTCTAGTCGAGAAAGGTCAGTTTGAACAAGTTGAACCTATTGGATCAAGAGACGAGATTGGCCATTTATCCATTCGATTTAACAGAATGTCGCATGAATTGAAGCGGTTGGTCGAACGGATGCAGCAGGAAGAAATAGAGAAAGCCAAGGCCGAGATGCGTGCGCTCCATGATCAGATCAAGCCTCATTTTCTGTATAACACCCTTGGGTCGGTGAAATGGATTGCCTCAATGCAGCAGGCTGATAAAATCGTGGAAATGACCGATGCACTAATCTCGATGCTCCGCTATGCAACAAAATCTGATGGAACCCTCGTAACCATTCGTGAGGAACTTGATAATATAACGAATTACGTAACGATCCAGAATGTCAGGTACTACGATTGTATTCAGATGAGATACGAGATTGAGGATAGACTGCTGAATTATCGCATGCCCAAAATGATCCTGCAGCCGATTGTGGAGAATGCGATTTTTCATGGTCTGGCCGAACTGGAAGAAGACGGAATCATCACCATTCGGATTCAATCACAGCTGGATGAAGTTGTGATCGAGGTCTGCGATAATGGCGTGGGTATGGATCATCATACGATGCAGAATCTATTGGAAGAGAAGCCCGGTGCAAGTACGGGAACGAATGGGATTGGATTGCATAATGTGCAACGGCGGATTCAACTTCATTTTGGGAAACCCTATGGAATACAGGTGGAGAGTAAAATAGGTGAAGGTACCATTTTCTCCATTCTGCTGCCTGCCATCCTAGATGCCAAATAG
- a CDS encoding ABC transporter permease, producing the protein MNRYTSLTQKYLLGQKKRSILTIVGIILSVTLLTAMGTIGLSFRDKVVRQTVQEYGDYHVSFNGLPGEAISKVVNNASVESAGIISREGYSVLSKTSEKEKRENPFAAPYRYLNLKNYNIDAMSKLQIQLDAGRLPKNSHEIILPTLSLDSFPTKPKLGDSIKLNLGDRIVASTGEMKKINGLGDLGWDQDEDFRPQTEREFTVVGFSNPGTKGSWSANFILPAITYDDNQTIKPDKKYFIYVKMKSMDQIEPKTKAIISSINVEKVDQGSAVKLDRAIDIKNVRIDYNNELLKLYGKSTYEGVNHSLLYAFAAIIIIIMGCTSAVIYNTFHISVLERTSQFGMLRCIGATPSQIRKLVLKEATILSLIGIPVGLFTGTVFMKLLFYNISFLALGFLNDMQMVISLPILIIAGVLGLLTVYLSAIGPARLAAKVSPLEAINGSGSTKVDNVTSIRKSMLVKKLFGMEGQFASRNIRRNKKRFRITAFSMVVSILLFIVFSGLAGFLGQTSQSGIEYSYSVQYEGDSKQIDDSVYSDIVKIDAVEHAYKLYSHQVMAILPKDKVNPKYYELRKGMYSVEEGEGYRTDNNFLESYGDNGLDALKSKLTAGTIDKDKMNQENGVILNQKIRIITTEEGKQIIIDQTQFKVGDHIQVRTLEGGNQKYKTLTVTGIVEQGVLSKDYNESAMLELITTPEVIEKVTGNDAYSRIFILAKTDISNKPITDYLKSLTEKDAGYSYMDNVMAQAKAKNDATTASIFLYGFIGVIVLIAFLNILNTVSTNLILRTKEFAVLKAIGMTQRNVGKMILLEGVLYGLYAALYGSILGTILSYGIHHLFKGALDVGWAIPWSSIVLACAGAIATTLVATAWPMYRLNQTSIVEALRKET; encoded by the coding sequence GTGAATAGGTATACTAGTCTTACTCAAAAATATTTGCTAGGGCAGAAAAAAAGATCAATACTAACGATCGTTGGCATTATTTTGTCTGTGACTCTACTTACAGCCATGGGAACCATTGGCCTCAGCTTCAGAGACAAGGTGGTTCGGCAAACCGTTCAAGAGTACGGGGATTACCATGTTTCTTTTAACGGATTACCCGGAGAAGCCATCTCTAAAGTTGTCAATAATGCATCGGTGGAGAGTGCCGGAATTATTAGTAGGGAAGGATATTCAGTCCTTAGTAAAACGAGTGAGAAAGAGAAGCGAGAAAATCCATTTGCTGCGCCTTATCGGTATTTGAATCTCAAAAATTATAACATCGATGCAATGAGCAAACTCCAGATTCAATTGGATGCGGGCAGACTTCCCAAGAATTCTCACGAAATTATCCTACCTACGTTGAGTCTGGATAGCTTTCCAACGAAACCGAAACTGGGTGATTCGATTAAGTTAAATCTGGGAGATCGGATTGTTGCATCAACAGGGGAAATGAAAAAAATTAATGGTTTGGGAGATCTCGGCTGGGATCAGGATGAGGATTTCCGCCCCCAAACAGAGAGGGAATTTACCGTCGTCGGGTTTAGTAACCCAGGCACTAAGGGTTCCTGGTCGGCTAACTTCATTTTACCGGCCATCACTTATGATGATAACCAAACGATCAAACCGGATAAAAAATACTTCATTTACGTCAAAATGAAATCGATGGATCAAATCGAGCCAAAGACAAAAGCTATCATATCATCAATAAATGTTGAGAAAGTGGATCAAGGTTCTGCCGTAAAACTAGATAGGGCTATCGACATTAAAAATGTTCGGATCGATTACAATAATGAACTGCTCAAGTTATATGGCAAAAGCACCTACGAAGGTGTAAACCATAGCCTACTATACGCATTCGCTGCAATCATCATCATTATTATGGGTTGTACGAGTGCGGTAATTTATAACACGTTTCATATTTCTGTTTTGGAGCGCACTTCCCAATTCGGTATGCTGCGTTGCATAGGAGCAACCCCATCACAAATACGCAAATTAGTTCTCAAAGAGGCGACAATTCTCAGTCTGATTGGCATTCCCGTAGGACTATTCACGGGAACGGTCTTTATGAAGCTTCTGTTTTACAACATTAGCTTTTTGGCACTAGGTTTTCTGAATGATATGCAAATGGTCATTTCCCTACCGATTCTGATTATTGCTGGTGTACTTGGACTGCTGACTGTGTATCTTTCTGCCATCGGACCGGCTAGACTGGCAGCGAAAGTATCCCCACTTGAAGCAATAAATGGCTCGGGAAGTACAAAGGTGGACAACGTAACGTCCATCCGAAAATCAATGCTGGTGAAAAAGCTGTTTGGTATGGAAGGCCAGTTTGCTAGTCGAAACATACGACGAAATAAAAAACGCTTCCGCATCACAGCCTTTTCCATGGTTGTCAGTATCCTTTTATTTATTGTCTTTAGCGGCTTGGCCGGATTCTTAGGACAGACGTCTCAATCGGGGATCGAGTATTCCTATTCAGTTCAATATGAAGGGGATTCCAAGCAGATCGATGATTCCGTATATTCAGACATTGTCAAAATTGACGCAGTAGAACATGCTTATAAGTTATATAGCCATCAAGTGATGGCAATTCTTCCGAAGGATAAAGTCAATCCCAAATATTATGAACTCAGGAAGGGAATGTATTCTGTTGAAGAAGGAGAGGGGTATCGAACAGACAACAATTTCCTCGAATCCTACGGAGATAACGGACTCGATGCTCTGAAATCCAAACTAACGGCGGGTACGATCGACAAAGATAAGATGAACCAGGAGAATGGCGTCATTCTCAATCAGAAGATACGAATTATAACGACGGAGGAAGGCAAACAGATTATCATCGACCAAACCCAGTTTAAGGTTGGGGATCACATCCAAGTACGTACTTTAGAGGGGGGGAATCAAAAATACAAGACACTGACGGTGACGGGGATCGTTGAACAAGGGGTGTTATCGAAAGATTATAATGAGAGCGCGATGCTTGAACTCATTACGACACCTGAAGTCATAGAGAAAGTTACAGGTAACGATGCATATTCAAGGATCTTTATTCTTGCGAAAACCGATATATCAAACAAACCGATCACGGATTACCTCAAGTCCCTAACCGAAAAAGATGCTGGTTACAGCTATATGGACAATGTGATGGCGCAAGCAAAGGCCAAAAACGACGCCACCACAGCAAGCATCTTTTTGTATGGTTTTATCGGTGTAATTGTCCTTATTGCATTCCTGAATATACTGAACACCGTCAGCACCAATCTCATTCTACGCACCAAAGAATTTGCGGTGCTCAAAGCTATCGGCATGACACAGCGTAATGTTGGGAAAATGATCCTATTAGAAGGTGTTTTATACGGCCTGTACGCTGCATTATACGGTAGTATACTCGGAACAATACTGAGCTATGGGATACATCATCTCTTCAAAGGTGCTCTCGATGTAGGTTGGGCCATTCCATGGTCTAGTATTGTTCTTGCTTGTGCAGGCGCCATAGCAACAACACTCGTTGCTACAGCTTGGCCGATGTATCGATTAAACCAAACGAGCATCGTTGAGGCATTGAGAAAGGAAACATAG
- a CDS encoding HAMP domain-containing sensor histidine kinase — translation MNMIEVLRNPEWKSIAIKVLAMQVLLSFLMFLYMHHQVDSINTTIVNQNSALIGHLLMKDPQLENEVIHFVTQGAQADELAEGQRILAQYGYQAGMSLEDQPALSGLALPLKTATQVLLFLIPLMVLLLWEYRKFFVKIRTISHAAEQVVEQQFDKKLPETEDGDFGSLGRSFNAMAGRLTNSLELLQQEKTFLRNLLSDISHQLKTPLASLIVFNENLLNEPGMKEEMRMTFLERSRQQLDRMEWLIISLLKLARVEAGAIEFRKERIELREMVESAVYSLRTVADQKRQTISILGSENAFVQADEEWLKEAVMNLIKNALEHTPPEGEVQIHLEENALFDTIIIQDNGEGIHPDDMPHIFKRFYKGKNHNKPNSIGIGLALTKSIIEEQQGIITVESVPQEGTTFRISFFKKEWT, via the coding sequence ATGAACATGATCGAAGTTTTGCGAAATCCAGAGTGGAAATCCATCGCCATTAAAGTACTTGCTATGCAAGTTCTTTTGTCGTTTTTGATGTTTTTATACATGCACCATCAAGTTGATAGCATCAACACAACTATAGTGAATCAGAATAGCGCCCTGATCGGACATCTGTTGATGAAAGATCCCCAGTTGGAGAATGAGGTGATTCACTTTGTTACCCAAGGTGCCCAGGCCGATGAACTTGCTGAGGGGCAACGTATCCTTGCACAATACGGATATCAGGCGGGTATGTCTTTAGAAGATCAGCCGGCTCTTTCAGGACTAGCATTACCCTTAAAAACAGCGACTCAAGTATTGTTGTTCCTGATCCCACTCATGGTATTGCTTCTGTGGGAGTATCGTAAATTTTTCGTAAAAATCAGAACGATTTCTCATGCAGCGGAGCAGGTTGTGGAACAGCAATTCGATAAAAAACTGCCTGAGACGGAGGATGGAGACTTCGGCTCACTTGGCCGGAGCTTCAATGCGATGGCTGGAAGACTAACTAACAGCCTGGAGCTACTCCAGCAGGAAAAAACCTTTCTGCGCAATCTGTTATCCGACATTTCTCACCAGCTCAAGACACCCCTGGCCTCTCTGATTGTGTTCAATGAGAATCTGCTGAATGAACCCGGGATGAAAGAAGAAATGAGAATGACGTTTCTGGAACGAAGTCGGCAGCAGCTTGATCGAATGGAATGGCTCATCATCAGCCTGCTGAAGCTGGCACGGGTCGAAGCGGGAGCTATTGAATTTCGAAAAGAAAGGATCGAGCTAAGGGAGATGGTGGAGAGCGCTGTCTATTCACTTCGGACGGTAGCAGACCAGAAACGGCAGACGATCTCCATCCTCGGTAGTGAAAATGCGTTTGTGCAGGCAGATGAAGAATGGCTTAAGGAAGCTGTTATGAATTTGATAAAAAATGCACTGGAACACACCCCGCCAGAGGGTGAGGTTCAAATCCATTTGGAAGAAAACGCACTGTTTGATACAATCATTATTCAGGACAACGGCGAAGGCATTCATCCCGATGATATGCCTCATATTTTCAAACGATTCTATAAAGGCAAGAACCATAACAAGCCCAACAGTATAGGCATTGGTCTGGCTTTGACCAAATCGATCATTGAGGAACAACAAGGGATCATTACGGTGGAGAGTGTGCCTCAAGAAGGGACGACATTCAGAATTTCGTTTTTCAAAAAAGAGTGGACTTAA
- a CDS encoding helix-turn-helix domain-containing protein codes for MYKLMIVDDELLMRVGIRSMLNWEEYNFYVVGEAGNGKEALSLALEVMPDLIITDIKMPIMDGLQLIQEASCVLKTCKYVILSNFDEFHYVKEALKLGASDYLIKSEITESSLIDLLSTVGQKLQSEHVHPTNTPSMTQDYSKSLRYLKDSFFQDIVSGFISEEDIVTKAEELHFRIRSDQLVVIKFIVNYYEDAKRKYVEKGEKLLRFSILNIMEEIIPSKWEKEIFVESSSEYWVIVNVLPESQSVHADLNKLCNKLLSSIKDFMNLSLTAGVSRMTSGFLQIKKACQEAETALQQSFFTGSNQVLYYDDMVQSPDRHEVKGALSPQQERDLLKLWVSKDNQKAEEFLEGIRSNLEQLRADENSIRKQYIMVMETIHSHLSRASERGAPSLTEKSPYEIVLKGEYWEDIHQDMLAHIAYYFQTDSQIKQESTYTDLATELIDKYYAEDISLQSIASQISVNPSYLSRVFKQERGENFITYLTRVRIEHAKAYLLSRGMRVYEIAEKVGYHNYTYFSKIFKKSVGVTPEEYRELQQG; via the coding sequence ATGTATAAACTGATGATCGTAGATGATGAATTGCTCATGCGGGTTGGAATTCGTTCCATGCTGAATTGGGAAGAGTACAATTTCTATGTTGTTGGTGAAGCGGGAAATGGAAAAGAGGCATTAAGCCTTGCGCTTGAAGTGATGCCTGATCTAATCATTACAGATATTAAGATGCCAATTATGGATGGGCTGCAGCTTATACAAGAGGCCTCCTGCGTACTGAAAACCTGTAAGTATGTCATCCTGAGTAATTTTGACGAGTTTCATTATGTGAAAGAGGCGCTAAAACTTGGTGCTTCAGATTACTTGATTAAAAGTGAGATCACCGAATCCTCCCTTATTGACCTACTGAGCACGGTTGGACAGAAACTGCAAAGTGAACATGTTCACCCAACCAACACACCCTCTATGACACAGGACTATTCCAAGAGCCTAAGATATCTGAAGGATAGTTTCTTCCAAGATATTGTAAGCGGATTCATTAGTGAGGAGGATATCGTCACCAAAGCGGAAGAACTGCATTTTCGTATACGTTCCGACCAGTTGGTCGTTATTAAGTTCATCGTGAATTATTACGAGGATGCGAAGCGGAAATATGTAGAGAAGGGGGAAAAGCTGCTCCGATTTTCGATTCTTAATATTATGGAAGAGATTATTCCTTCGAAATGGGAGAAAGAGATTTTTGTTGAAAGTTCCTCAGAATATTGGGTGATCGTCAATGTACTTCCTGAGAGCCAATCTGTACACGCCGACTTGAATAAACTATGTAATAAATTGCTGTCTTCAATCAAGGATTTTATGAATCTATCGCTCACGGCTGGGGTAAGTAGAATGACTTCCGGTTTCCTTCAAATCAAGAAGGCCTGCCAAGAGGCAGAAACGGCTCTACAACAGAGTTTCTTCACAGGAAGCAACCAGGTGTTGTATTACGATGATATGGTTCAATCCCCAGATCGACATGAAGTTAAGGGGGCTTTAAGCCCGCAACAAGAACGAGATTTGTTGAAGTTGTGGGTAAGCAAAGACAACCAAAAGGCGGAAGAGTTCCTGGAAGGAATCCGATCCAATCTGGAACAGTTACGAGCAGATGAGAATAGCATTCGCAAGCAATATATCATGGTGATGGAAACGATACATTCCCATCTATCCCGCGCTTCGGAAAGAGGTGCCCCTTCTTTAACAGAAAAATCGCCCTATGAAATCGTTCTCAAGGGGGAGTATTGGGAGGATATCCACCAAGATATGCTTGCTCATATTGCGTATTACTTCCAAACCGATTCCCAAATCAAACAGGAAAGCACTTACACCGATCTCGCTACTGAATTGATCGACAAGTATTATGCGGAAGATATCTCATTGCAAAGTATCGCTAGCCAAATCAGTGTGAATCCGTCATATCTCAGCCGCGTGTTCAAACAGGAACGAGGAGAGAACTTTATTACGTACTTGACCCGAGTTCGAATTGAACATGCGAAGGCGTATCTATTGAGCAGAGGAATGAGAGTGTATGAAATCGCAGAAAAGGTGGGCTACCATAATTACACGTACTTCAGCAAGATTTTCAAAAAATCGGTAGGTGTCACTCCTGAGGAATATCGAGAATTACAGCAGGGATGA
- a CDS encoding ABC transporter permease subunit encodes MLRKWKQQSPYHLMLIPSLVLVFIFCYIPFYGLIIAFQKYNPGLGFNSPWVGWDNFTHIFNQPNFVRTIWNTLYMSVFKIIGGIIVPVIFALLLNEVLHSGIKRTFQTLVYIPNFLSWVIMAGIMLDILSSDGIINTFLSVFGIAPISFLGTPSIFPWTMIVSEIWKGFGFGTVVYLAALTSIDPGLYEAAVIDGAKRWKQTIYITLPLLMPTIVLMTVLSLGNVLNAGFDQIYNLYSPVVYQTGDIIDTYVYRLGIQQAQYSIGTAVGLFKSIISSVLVAVSYILAYRVAGYRIF; translated from the coding sequence ATGTTGAGAAAATGGAAGCAGCAGAGTCCTTACCATCTCATGTTGATCCCAAGCCTGGTCTTGGTCTTCATCTTTTGTTACATCCCTTTCTACGGACTTATTATTGCGTTTCAGAAGTACAATCCGGGCCTCGGCTTCAACTCGCCATGGGTAGGATGGGATAATTTTACCCACATATTTAATCAGCCGAACTTCGTAAGAACGATCTGGAATACATTGTACATGTCTGTCTTTAAGATTATCGGTGGTATAATCGTACCCGTAATTTTTGCATTACTGCTCAACGAGGTACTGCATAGTGGAATCAAACGTACATTTCAAACCCTTGTCTACATTCCGAACTTCCTCTCTTGGGTCATTATGGCCGGCATCATGCTGGATATCCTTAGCTCCGACGGCATTATCAATACATTTCTAAGTGTATTTGGGATTGCACCGATCTCCTTTCTTGGCACACCCTCTATTTTTCCTTGGACGATGATTGTGAGTGAAATATGGAAAGGTTTCGGGTTTGGCACGGTTGTTTATTTGGCAGCCCTGACCAGTATTGATCCGGGACTTTACGAAGCCGCAGTGATCGACGGAGCGAAACGGTGGAAGCAGACCATCTACATTACGTTGCCTCTCCTCATGCCAACCATTGTTTTAATGACCGTACTTTCACTTGGAAACGTACTCAATGCTGGCTTTGACCAAATCTATAATCTCTACTCCCCTGTTGTCTATCAGACGGGTGATATTATTGATACCTATGTCTACCGTTTAGGAATTCAACAAGCACAGTATTCAATTGGTACCGCTGTCGGGTTATTCAAATCGATCATTTCCAGTGTTCTCGTTGCTGTATCATACATCCTGGCTTACAGAGTGGCTGGCTATCGTATCTTCTAA
- a CDS encoding response regulator transcription factor — translation MNCLLLVEDDENLVFGMQYTLSNEGYEVVVAGSLEEARQALQANSIDLILLDVTLPDGSGYQLCGEIRVTSQVPIIFLTALDEEANVVAGLDLGADDYVTKPVRTKELISRIKAVLRRNNKGKQEVSLWISDNIQVRILEGTVLKNNSEITLTALEYRLLLMLISHPKQICSRSSILNHLWDLSGDFIDDNTLSVHIRRLREKVEDIPAEPQYIVTVRGIGYKWNVEVIGK, via the coding sequence ATGAATTGCTTATTACTTGTCGAAGATGATGAAAATCTGGTGTTTGGTATGCAGTATACACTGTCCAATGAAGGATATGAGGTTGTGGTGGCGGGTAGCTTGGAAGAAGCCAGACAGGCACTGCAGGCAAATTCGATCGATCTGATTCTGTTGGATGTCACTTTGCCTGATGGATCGGGATATCAACTATGCGGTGAGATTCGGGTAACGTCGCAAGTGCCCATTATCTTTTTGACAGCTTTGGATGAGGAAGCAAACGTAGTCGCAGGGCTTGATCTCGGAGCAGATGACTATGTAACCAAGCCTGTTCGAACCAAAGAACTTATTTCACGAATTAAAGCCGTATTACGACGTAACAACAAGGGAAAACAAGAAGTAAGCTTATGGATATCCGATAACATCCAGGTGCGTATTTTAGAAGGAACTGTACTCAAAAACAATAGTGAAATTACACTGACGGCGCTTGAATATCGACTACTATTGATGTTGATCTCTCATCCGAAGCAGATATGCAGCAGAAGTTCGATTCTGAATCATCTCTGGGATCTCTCGGGCGACTTCATTGATGATAATACGCTCTCTGTCCATATCCGCAGGTTAAGAGAGAAAGTCGAAGATATTCCTGCAGAACCACAATATATCGTAACTGTTCGGGGGATCGGATATAAATGGAACGTGGAAGTTATAGGGAAATGA
- a CDS encoding carbohydrate ABC transporter permease, with protein sequence MIYDKSMSRRVFLIINYTILLLISLLCILPFINLLAVSFSSSAAVSAGSVTFWPVEFTTKAYEFALTGGSFFSSLWVAIQRTVIGTVVNLVLIVLTAYPLSKSKQKLMGRNIYMGFFIVTMLFSGGLIPTYLVVVKMGLIDSIWSLILPGALPVFSMIILMNFIRGLPEEIEESAIIDGAGPVQVLLRILLPLLKPALATVGLFSIVAHWNSWFDGIIYMNNPDNYPLQSYLQTLLQSFEQIMLKSGSDYTQLLSMMNARTGRAAQMFLGAIPILLVYPFLQKYFTKGLVLGSVKG encoded by the coding sequence ATGATCTATGATAAAAGTATGAGCAGACGTGTATTTCTTATCATAAACTACACCATATTGCTTCTAATCTCTCTCCTATGTATTCTGCCGTTTATCAACCTGCTGGCTGTTTCATTCAGCAGCAGCGCGGCTGTATCTGCGGGGAGTGTTACGTTCTGGCCTGTGGAATTTACGACAAAAGCCTATGAATTTGCATTAACGGGAGGATCGTTTTTCTCCTCTCTCTGGGTAGCCATTCAACGAACCGTTATCGGAACGGTGGTGAATCTGGTTCTGATCGTACTCACCGCTTATCCCCTCTCCAAATCCAAACAAAAATTGATGGGGCGTAATATCTATATGGGATTTTTCATCGTAACCATGTTATTCAGTGGAGGTCTAATTCCAACCTATCTCGTGGTCGTCAAAATGGGACTGATCGATTCCATCTGGTCTCTGATCCTGCCTGGGGCCCTCCCCGTATTCAGTATGATTATCCTCATGAATTTCATTCGGGGGCTGCCCGAGGAGATTGAAGAATCAGCAATTATCGATGGTGCTGGGCCTGTACAGGTATTGCTTCGTATTTTACTTCCACTTCTCAAGCCCGCTCTCGCTACGGTTGGTTTGTTCAGTATCGTTGCCCACTGGAATTCGTGGTTCGATGGCATTATCTATATGAACAATCCAGACAATTATCCATTACAAAGTTACCTCCAGACCCTCCTGCAAAGTTTTGAGCAAATCATGCTGAAATCCGGGTCAGATTATACACAACTGTTGTCCATGATGAACGCCAGAACGGGGCGCGCCGCTCAGATGTTCCTGGGTGCCATTCCGATTTTGCTCGTGTATCCGTTTTTACAGAAATATTTCACTAAAGGTTTGGTGTTAGGTAGCGTCAAAGGGTAA